In Ornithorhynchus anatinus isolate Pmale09 chromosome 17, mOrnAna1.pri.v4, whole genome shotgun sequence, the following proteins share a genomic window:
- the LOC114817894 gene encoding C-type lectin domain family 1 member B-like — protein MPADVNLQSKCVCAGLDLRGNLPALTGHGLSAGAPGLPPSWRWMTLALLILCLGMLIGLTVLGSMYSRQQALLQQITQKYCQELSSKPGGHKCSSCDHNWRFHGGKCYGSFKNNKTWEESKKYCDDRNSTLLKIGHSRSLEGSPGSWEHAKKRFELLGDGDEGKHCASIRKKKISTTFCRELHYYICEKVGIVKVDQLV, from the exons ATGCCTGCCGAcgtgaacctacagtcta AGTGCGTCTGCGCTGGGCTGGATCTCCGTGGCAACCTTCCAGCCCTGACAGGCCATGGTCTCTCTGCAGGTGCCCCCGGCCTGCCTCCCTCATGGCGTTGGATGACTCTGGCCCTGCTGATTCTCTGCCTGGGGATGCTGATTGGGCTGACTGTGTTGGGAAGCATGT ACAGCAGGCAGCAGGCTCTCTTGCAGCAAATAACCCAAAAGTACTGCCAGGAGTTAAGCAGCAAGCCAGGAG GTCACAAATGCAGCTCCTGTGATCACAACTGGAGATTCCACGGAGGAAAGTGCTATGGCTCATTTAAGAATAACAAAACATGGGAGGAAAGTAAAAAGTACTGCGATGACCGCAACTCCACTCTCCTGAAGATTGGACACTCAAGAAGCTTGG AAGGCTCTCCTGGATCTTGGGAGCACGCAAAGAAGAG gTTTGAGTTGTTGGGAGATGGAGACGAAGGTAAGCACTGTGCCTCCATCCGGAAGAAGAAAATCTCCACTACATTCTGTAGGGAGTTACACTACTATATATGCGAGAAGGTGGGCATCGTGAAAGTCGACCAGCTGGTGTAA